The DNA segment AAAGAGTTAGAAATTGATATTGATTCAGCGGATATTCAAACAATACATCTACACGAGGTTGTTCATTGTCTAAGACGTTCATATTATGATAGGATTGATCCTCAAGAGATCCAAAGAAGGGGATTCAATGAACTTCTTTCAGGACTACTTAGAAAATTACAATATGGAAGCGACCCAAAAGAATTTGCTATTGATGATATCAAACTGAAGGGTCAGGTGGATATGTTAATTGATGATTCAATATTCTTATTCAGAGGAGCAACAAATGAGTTAGAAAATCCACATGCAAATGATGTTCTTTATCTTAATGCATGTATGTGGATTTATGATAAGCCAGATGGAATTATTGTTTACATTACTGGCGATAGAAAAGAAACAACATTTTCAATCTCACGAAATAAAAAAATGTTTGAAGAAGTAATTAGAAGGGTTAGAGTTCTAAATGATCTTCTCAAAGAGCAAAAAACTCCTATCATAGAGCCTTCCACTGAGTGCTCTGAATGTCAATATTATGAAAGATGTTTCATGAAAAAGAAGAATACTAAACAACTGGATCTTGCAGAAATGTTAGGGTTTGGTAACAAGAAAGATTAGTGAAAATTAGAAAAATGTTGTAAAGGAAAAATTCCTTTGTTTAATCTAGTGGTTCTGGATGTCCTTTACCACGAAGAGCGAAACACACTACTGCGAGTGCAATTGCGACTCCTGCTGCTGCGCCATATGCGGCCATACCTGCTTCTGCCATTTGATAAAAAACAATGAAACGGGCTTTTATAACTTTGCCAATATTTTTTCTCTAAAAACATAATATCATAATTTTAAGATTTTGTGATACTATTGGGTTTGTTTTGTAAATTCAAAATTAAGTCTATTCTCTTGACCACTAGTCATTGAACTTAGATTATAAAATACAGTGCCAGAAACTCTCCAAGATTGATTATCATCTTGAAGAACTGCCCATAATTCGGAAGTATTTTCAGAGCCTTTCAATTCAATAGTTTCCTTTAGAATTATCGAATTTTCACCAAGAAGAGTATAGTAATTTGATCCAAATTCAACCATCCCTGTAGGTCTGCTTCCAATTTCGCCACCCGAAATTTGTTCAGAGTCAGAATAACTTGTTTCAAATAATTGATAATCCATAGTTTGGACAATTACTGCTCGTGGATTAGGATTAGAGATCTTAAATGCAATGTTGATTTTAGCTGATCTTTCTGTAACCCTTTCAACAGAAATATCATCTAATTCAATTTGAATTGCTTGAGCTTCTGGTTTATTTTGAGTTCCTGTATTGTCTTGAGAAGGTATAACGATTGTAGGTCCCACAAAAAGAATTCCTCCCAAAATTAGAGCTAGTACTGCAACTGCAATACCAACAAAAATTTTAGGATTCATAGTTTTGCATTACCTCTTGACATCTTAAATGTTGAGATAGTTATTATACCATTCCCGATAGAAAAAATTGTGCAATATTTTCAAGCGGTACAACAAGGAAAACAAAGAGCAAGTAAATCACAAATGAAGATGTTTGAAGTGGCAGGATTTGGTATGTTAACTTTGACAACTAAAAAGATTGATGGAAAATTTCATCCAGTAGGAGAAGAAGAATTTACCGCAGTAATCAGTTCTCCAGATGGTCATGTTGCAGTAATTGTTGATAAAGATGGTTTTACAAAGGCTCAATCTAAGGCTGTTAGTAAAGAAGAAGCCATATCAATTTACAAAAAACTTAGAGAAACTGGGATGTTAGAATATCCTGAAAATGAGATTCAAATTTGGTCTGAAACAAGACCTACTATTCAAAACGATACTGAATAACTATTTTGAAGAGAGTATGATTTCAGTACCAACATCGCCACCCTTTATTGCCTTTTCAATATTTTTTGTAGTGGCTTTTAGAATTCGCGTTTTTATTTTAGAACGTTCAATAATTTTTAGAGCCACAATATCCATCAAGTCATAGCCACCAGCTACAGAATCTTCATGAACCAACATATTTTTCAAATTTTTCAATTCAATTCGTTTGAATTTTTTGGCATTTTTGAATTTGTTTGGATCCCTATCATAAACTCCATCTACATCAGTAGCATTAAGGAATTGTTCGGCTTTTACTTTTTCTGCAATTAATGCAGCAGTACCATTTGTACTTTGACCAGGATGAAGACCTCCTGTCACTACAATCAATCCATCATCTACTGCATGTTTTACTTCCTGTAAAGTAGTTGGTGGATGAGAATATGCTTTATTTTTTAGAGCATAAATTAGTAATTTTGCATTTAATCTTGAAATTTCAATTCCTAATTCATCAAGAGTAGATTCATCAGCTCCAGAATATCTTGCATGGGAAATATAATGTCGTGCAATTGTTCCACCACCAGCAATAACAATTGGTTGGCAAATCTTATTTATTTTTACTAAAAATGCAGCATAGTCTTTTAGGGCTTTGACATTATCCATGCCAAAAATTTTACCTGATAATTTAATGACAATTCGTTTTTTCATTTTAGATCACCAATGATTGATTTTGCGGCAATTTCAACTTTTTTTCTGTTTTTTTGATGAGTGTATATTCTAAGTATGTTCATAAAGCCAGAAATAGCTGAAACTACAGGTATTTCAGAAATTGGCATCTCGTTTGCAGATGATTTTCCACCTTCATTAGAAATCAAAACTATTGATTTTGACTCATGTTTTGATGGTGCAAGTGGAATAGATGGAGTAACTGAACTATCTACAAAAATTTCATCTTCGTCAATTTTTGATTTCTTAGAAAGTTCTATTCTGAGTTCATCAGTACGTGTTTTTTTCAAATTTCTTTGACTTGTAAGTATTCTCTCAAAGACACATTTTAGTAATTTTCGATTTTGATAATCTTCAGCTAATTGCCTGGCTCGTTTTAGTTTAGTAGATTTTGAGGAGATAAGAGATGATAGGACAAATTCATCAGTTAGTTTAACAAATTCATTTAGATTAAAAGATGTGAAACCAAATTCATCATCAGACAACCTTAGTGCTTGAATCAGCATTACTTCTGCAGCACGTACAGTCTTATGAAAATATACTGCTTTGAACATTTGATATCTAGAATGCATCATTGATTCAAAAGAATACAATGCTGAACGTTCCAAAGCAAGTTTTTTCTTGTAAATATCAAGGGA comes from the Candidatus Nitrosopumilus sediminis genome and includes:
- a CDS encoding Dna2/Cas4 domain-containing protein translates to MMGDRDFRSIVENALDSIGKELEIDIDSADIQTIHLHEVVHCLRRSYYDRIDPQEIQRRGFNELLSGLLRKLQYGSDPKEFAIDDIKLKGQVDMLIDDSIFLFRGATNELENPHANDVLYLNACMWIYDKPDGIIVYITGDRKETTFSISRNKKMFEEVIRRVRVLNDLLKEQKTPIIEPSTECSECQYYERCFMKKKNTKQLDLAEMLGFGNKKD
- the pyrH gene encoding UMP kinase, which gives rise to MKKRIVIKLSGKIFGMDNVKALKDYAAFLVKINKICQPIVIAGGGTIARHYISHARYSGADESTLDELGIEISRLNAKLLIYALKNKAYSHPPTTLQEVKHAVDDGLIVVTGGLHPGQSTNGTAALIAEKVKAEQFLNATDVDGVYDRDPNKFKNAKKFKRIELKNLKNMLVHEDSVAGGYDLMDIVALKIIERSKIKTRILKATTKNIEKAIKGGDVGTEIILSSK
- a CDS encoding HD domain-containing protein; the protein is MKKNYLDIIDPIHDFVRVYDYELPIIDSPIFQRLRRIKQLSGAHLTYPAAQHSRFEHSLGVMHIASQAGFALNEKGFLNSDDVQILRLAGLLHDIGHGPFSHLFEEIIQEKKISHEDYGKKIILNSEIGDILSKTGFDKKLVTKIAFGESKFQYLNEIVSGALSADMMDYLLRDGYFTGAEHAKVDHKRITQSLDIYKKKLALERSALYSFESMMHSRYQMFKAVYFHKTVRAAEVMLIQALRLSDDEFGFTSFNLNEFVKLTDEFVLSSLISSKSTKLKRARQLAEDYQNRKLLKCVFERILTSQRNLKKTRTDELRIELSKKSKIDEDEIFVDSSVTPSIPLAPSKHESKSIVLISNEGGKSSANEMPISEIPVVSAISGFMNILRIYTHQKNRKKVEIAAKSIIGDLK